The segment TTCTGGAAAAGGCGCGGCGCGGCGTCTACAGCGAATGGTCGTTTCGGGACGCGCCGCGCTGGCTCAAAGAGCACTATTTCCGCCGGCGGCGGGAGGGCCTGTACGAGATCGGCCCGGAGGTCCGGGAAATGGTCGTTTTTTCTTACCTCAATCTCGCCGAGGACCAGTATCCGTCGCTCCTGACCAACACCAACGCCATGGATCTCGTCCTGTGCCGCAACGTCCTCATGTACTTCGCCGCCGAGAAGGCGAGGAGCGTGCTCGACAGGCTCCACCGCGCTCTGGTGGACGGCGGCTGGTTGATCACCAGCCCGAGCGAGGTCTCGGACACGCTTGTTCGGCGGTTCCGGAGGGTGAGCTTCGACGATGCGACTCTCTATAAAAAGGATGCCGGCCCAGCGGAGACGAGGCTCGAAACGCCCGAGGTGGCGGGACTTGTCCGTTCTGGAATAGCACCGGAGGCCGCCGCGGGGGCGCCGCCGTCCTTCACCGTTGGGACGGAGAGCGAGATTTCGTTTTCCGCGCTCGCCTCAGGGTCGGCCTTCGAGGCTCGACCGGCGGTGCGATCGGACCGCGGCGCGGCGGATTCGCCCG is part of the Candidatus Zixiibacteriota bacterium genome and harbors:
- a CDS encoding protein-glutamate O-methyltransferase CheR, giving the protein MAERLPPAMLARLRELLAERMGIHFSAERVSDLERAMESAAREAGYSSTEACLQELLSSPWKRTQIELLARHLSVGETYFFRDKKIFETLERHVLPELIRSRDQKRLRIWSAGCATGEEPYSVAILLRRSLPDLADWHVTILATDINPSFLEKARRGVYSEWSFRDAPRWLKEHYFRRRREGLYEIGPEVREMVVFSYLNLAEDQYPSLLTNTNAMDLVLCRNVLMYFAAEKARSVLDRLHRALVDGGWLITSPSEVSDTLVRRFRRVSFDDATLYKKDAGPAETRLETPEVAGLVRSGIAPEAAAGAPPSFTVGTESEISFSALASGSAFEARPAVRSDRGAADSP